The following proteins are encoded in a genomic region of Pelodictyon phaeoclathratiforme BU-1:
- a CDS encoding DUF4160 domain-containing protein, with protein sequence MHVSKESKICKFWVEPLSLAKNHGFSSKELNAIYKVIQLESNLIKSYWYEHCGQ encoded by the coding sequence GTGCATGTGAGTAAAGAGAGCAAAATCTGCAAGTTCTGGGTGGAACCTCTTTCGTTGGCAAAAAACCACGGCTTTTCGTCAAAAGAGCTTAATGCCATTTACAAGGTAATCCAGCTTGAAAGCAACCTCATAAAAAGTTACTGGTATGAACACTGCGGTCAATAA
- a CDS encoding DUF2442 domain-containing protein: MNTAVNNEPRISAVEITDEVISATLDDGRTISVPLIWSWRLTESSVEQRNNYEIIGNGIGIHWPDIDEDISAEGMLYGVPAQRSRKKISA; this comes from the coding sequence ATGAACACTGCGGTCAATAATGAACCAAGGATCAGTGCCGTTGAAATCACTGACGAGGTGATTTCCGCAACTCTTGATGACGGGCGAACGATCAGTGTTCCCCTGATTTGGTCATGGCGTTTAACCGAAAGCTCCGTGGAGCAGAGAAACAACTATGAGATCATTGGTAACGGTATCGGCATTCACTGGCCTGATATTGACGAAGATATCAGTGCAGAAGGGATGCTGTATGGAGTTCCCGCACAACGATCAAGAAAAAAAATATCGGCGTAA
- a CDS encoding ISNCY-like element ISPph5 family transposase (programmed frameshift), protein MRSVINHQMMFGRTDISAIVFDPKSRDDIPKILRGLQGIYTDEELRKRVFAILEEVRPERKKGEGKADPNTGRPGMEQWAILVLGVVRLGINADYDRLHELVNHHDTLRQMLGHNDWTDKTSYELQTIKDNVRLFTPELLDRINQEIVRAGHTLGKKKEEENFPLMARGDSFVVETNVHFPADTSQLFDAIRKAIEVCAKWSFDEGLSQWRQYDHNIRHIKRMRRIVQQLKHSTSKKPEKKALKDQQIKQALLDYLAAVDYQLQRAVRTGAELGGLNPLRLSQLNGYIAHAEVQMGQIRRRINDEVIPHAEKVFSIFQPHTEWISKGKAGVPVELGLRVCIIEDQYRFILHHQVMEKVVDSDIAVSIIEETKQRFPNLRSISYDKGFHSPDNQRDLKALLEKVVMPKKGKLSKIDKAHESEPEFRRLRRQHSAVESAINALEVHGLDICPDDGIKGFNRYVALAVLARNIHRYGALLYKQDAKRHRGPYKKAA, encoded by the exons ATGCGTAGCGTCATCAACCACCAAATGATGTTCGGTCGTACCGATATTTCTGCCATTGTTTTCGATCCGAAATCACGAGATGATATCCCAAAAATCTTGAGGGGCCTTCAGGGCATCTACACCGACGAGGAGTTGCGCAAGCGTGTTTTTGCCATCCTCGAAGAGGTTCGTCCTGAACGGAAAAAAGGAGAAGGAAAAGCTGACCCAAACACAGGGCGTCCCGGTATGGAGCAATGGGCAATTTTGGTACTGGGTGTCGTTCGACTGGGAATCAACGCTGATTACGATCGGCTTCATGAATTGGTCAATCACCACGATACGCTTCGCCAGATGCTTGGTCACAACGATTGGACTGATAAAACATCTTATGAACTCCAGACCATCAAAGATAATGTCCGACTGTTTACCCCCGAATTGCTTGATCGAATCAACCAGGAAATTGTCCGTGCAGGTCATACGTTAG GTAAAAAAAAAGAGGAAGAAAATTTCCCTTTAATGGCCCGAGGTGATTCGTTTGTGGTGGAAACCAACGTTCACTTTCCTGCTGATACAAGCCAGTTGTTCGATGCCATTCGCAAAGCCATTGAGGTCTGTGCGAAATGGTCTTTTGATGAAGGATTAAGTCAATGGCGCCAATACGATCATAACATCCGGCATATCAAAAGAATGCGTCGTATTGTGCAACAGCTCAAGCACTCGACATCAAAAAAGCCGGAAAAGAAAGCTCTCAAAGATCAACAAATAAAGCAAGCACTCCTCGATTACCTTGCGGCAGTCGATTATCAGTTACAACGGGCAGTGCGTACCGGCGCAGAACTGGGTGGCTTAAATCCGTTGCGGCTCAGCCAGCTTAACGGCTATATTGCTCATGCTGAGGTACAAATGGGGCAAATTCGTCGTCGGATAAATGACGAGGTTATTCCGCATGCGGAGAAAGTCTTTTCAATTTTTCAGCCACACACCGAGTGGATCAGTAAAGGCAAGGCGGGAGTGCCGGTTGAGTTGGGATTACGGGTCTGTATTATCGAAGATCAGTATCGTTTTATCCTGCATCATCAGGTCATGGAAAAAGTTGTCGATAGCGACATCGCAGTGTCCATTATCGAAGAGACCAAGCAACGTTTTCCAAACTTGCGATCGATCAGCTACGACAAAGGCTTTCATAGCCCGGATAACCAACGCGACCTGAAAGCGCTTCTTGAAAAAGTTGTTATGCCGAAAAAAGGCAAGCTCTCAAAAATCGACAAAGCTCATGAATCCGAGCCGGAATTCAGGAGACTGCGACGGCAGCATTCGGCAGTTGAATCAGCAATCAACGCACTTGAGGTTCACGGCTTGGATATATGCCCTGATGATGGCATCAAAGGATTCAATCGCTATGTTGCCCTTGCAGTGCTGGCTCGCAACATTCATCGTTATGGAGCACTCTTGTACAAGCAGGATGCGAAGCGACATCGAGGGCCCTACAAAAAAGCTGCCTGA
- a CDS encoding type I restriction endonuclease, with the protein MTPSPYTEDSLVQQTTADYLEQQLRWESVYACNREDFGPESILGRKDDREVVLTRMLRAKLTELNPGLPDTAYDDALRQIVTTTATQTLLATNLEKYTLFRDGVLVTFQYEKGERLKQRLRVFDFDSRCGSHGN; encoded by the coding sequence ATGACCCCATCACCCTACACCGAAGACTCCCTTGTTCAACAGACGACGGCGGACTATCTTGAGCAGCAATTGCGCTGGGAGTCAGTCTATGCCTGTAACCGGGAGGATTTTGGCCCTGAAAGTATCCTGGGGCGCAAGGATGACCGGGAGGTGGTGCTGACGCGCATGTTACGGGCAAAGCTGACTGAGCTGAATCCGGGGCTGCCTGATACGGCTTATGACGATGCGCTGCGCCAGATTGTGACAACGACGGCGACGCAGACGCTGCTGGCGACGAACCTGGAGAAGTACACGCTCTTCCGCGACGGGGTGCTGGTCACCTTCCAGTATGAAAAGGGGGAGCGCCTGAAGCAGCGGTTGCGGGTGTTTGACTTTGATTCGCGATGCGGTTCGCACGGCAATTGA
- a CDS encoding helix-turn-helix domain-containing protein, which yields MDELQAFIDEQKALDPEFAESFDEGYEQFKIGVLLRQARESVGLTQDDIAGKMKTKKSTISRIENHSQDVRLSVLMHYTEALGKKLNLSIQ from the coding sequence ATGGATGAGCTACAGGCATTTATTGATGAGCAAAAAGCTCTTGATCCAGAGTTTGCGGAGTCGTTTGATGAAGGGTATGAACAGTTCAAGATAGGGGTGCTCCTTCGTCAGGCTCGTGAGAGTGTTGGTTTAACACAGGATGATATTGCTGGTAAAATGAAGACCAAAAAATCCACGATCTCCCGTATTGAAAATCACTCGCAGGATGTACGACTTTCAGTGTTGATGCACTATACTGAAGCTCTTGGAAAAAAACTGAACCTTTCGATTCAGTGA
- a CDS encoding SDR family NAD(P)-dependent oxidoreductase, with amino-acid sequence MKKYWEGKSAVVTGAASGIGFALAKALIVRGVQVRVADIDADGIRQAARVLGSNAHPVVVDVRDASAVRDVVESTAREFGSIDFLFNNAGIIMSGEFHEFDTEHVDRIIDVNIRSVVNGIVAAYPLMIRQGGGHIVNTASLAGLAPSPLLSSYAMTKHAVVGLTTSLRFEAARYGVRVSALCPAAVDTPLLDAGMPPDLHEVPWRPNVRRYLERLAGTPFPPDKLAHAALRGVERNQALILVPARARLTALIYRLAPGLVHTFGQHVLAAERKERPQGSC; translated from the coding sequence ATGAAGAAATATTGGGAGGGTAAAAGCGCTGTCGTAACCGGAGCAGCTTCCGGCATTGGTTTTGCCCTCGCGAAGGCGCTGATTGTCCGTGGTGTTCAAGTCCGGGTTGCCGATATTGACGCCGACGGCATCAGGCAGGCTGCACGGGTACTTGGCTCGAATGCGCATCCGGTGGTAGTTGATGTGCGCGATGCTTCTGCAGTGCGTGATGTTGTTGAGAGCACAGCAAGAGAATTTGGCAGCATTGATTTTCTCTTTAACAATGCCGGGATCATCATGTCTGGCGAGTTCCATGAATTTGATACAGAACATGTTGATCGTATCATTGACGTCAACATCCGCAGTGTCGTCAACGGTATTGTTGCTGCATACCCGTTGATGATCCGGCAGGGTGGAGGTCATATCGTGAACACGGCATCTCTTGCTGGCCTTGCTCCTTCACCGTTGCTTTCATCTTATGCCATGACAAAACACGCCGTCGTCGGGCTCACAACCAGTCTTCGTTTCGAGGCTGCCCGCTACGGTGTTCGAGTCAGTGCCCTTTGCCCTGCCGCCGTTGATACTCCTCTTCTTGATGCGGGGATGCCGCCTGATCTGCACGAGGTTCCCTGGCGACCAAACGTTCGGCGCTATCTCGAAAGGCTGGCTGGCACACCCTTTCCGCCTGACAAGCTGGCTCATGCTGCCCTGCGCGGTGTGGAGCGCAATCAGGCCCTTATTCTTGTTCCAGCCCGAGCCCGTCTTACAGCCCTGATTTATCGCCTCGCTCCCGGCCTCGTCCATACGTTTGGTCAGCACGTTCTTGCTGCGGAACGAAAAGAGCGTCCACAGGGATCATGTTGA
- the mreB gene encoding rod shape-determining protein, giving the protein MSFFSSLYRDIAIDFGTTNTLIYVRGLGIVLNEPSIVARDCNTGQVLAIGQEALVMHDKLHPGIVTVRPLFNGAIGDYQAMQELIKGLINKTKMRFSLGIRHLVISIPSGITPVEKRAVRDFAQHVGAKKFYMVTNPMAAAIGIGLEVREAIGNMVVDIGGGTSEIAVISLSGIASGECLKVAGADITELIIRHLRQEYNIAVGESTAERIKITLASAYKEEKETSMEIRGINVESGLPEVRMIGSGSIRNVIAIPIGQIISSIKKCLEALVIKPELSVDIFDHGLFLVGGGALIKGIDKKIQEETNVPVHISEDPQTVVAKGAGEILENLRKYRGLYTN; this is encoded by the coding sequence ATGTCGTTTTTCAGCAGTTTGTACAGGGATATTGCTATTGATTTTGGAACAACGAACACGTTGATTTATGTCCGGGGGCTTGGTATTGTGTTGAATGAGCCCTCAATTGTTGCCCGTGATTGTAATACCGGTCAGGTACTGGCCATCGGGCAGGAAGCGCTTGTTATGCATGATAAACTGCATCCCGGTATTGTTACGGTCCGACCGCTTTTTAATGGTGCCATTGGTGACTATCAGGCTATGCAGGAGTTGATCAAAGGGCTGATCAATAAAACGAAAATGCGCTTTTCCCTGGGTATTCGCCATTTGGTTATCAGTATTCCTTCGGGTATCACGCCAGTGGAAAAGAGGGCGGTACGCGATTTTGCCCAGCATGTTGGTGCAAAAAAATTTTATATGGTTACCAATCCCATGGCGGCGGCTATTGGTATCGGGCTTGAGGTCAGGGAGGCAATAGGCAATATGGTGGTTGATATCGGGGGTGGAACATCGGAAATCGCTGTTATTTCACTGAGCGGTATCGCTTCCGGTGAATGCCTGAAGGTGGCTGGCGCAGATATTACTGAATTGATTATTCGTCATCTTCGCCAGGAGTACAATATAGCGGTTGGTGAGTCAACAGCCGAAAGGATCAAAATAACCCTTGCCTCGGCATACAAGGAGGAAAAGGAGACCAGCATGGAAATCAGGGGTATCAATGTTGAGTCCGGGCTTCCCGAAGTACGGATGATCGGTTCTGGTTCTATCAGGAATGTTATTGCCATTCCGATTGGCCAGATCATCTCGTCGATTAAAAAATGTCTTGAGGCATTGGTGATCAAGCCGGAACTGTCGGTGGATATTTTTGATCATGGTTTGTTTCTTGTCGGTGGAGGAGCGCTGATAAAGGGTATTGACAAAAAAATCCAGGAGGAGACCAACGTTCCTGTGCATATCAGTGAGGACCCCCAGACGGTTGTGGCAAAGGGTGCGGGCGAGATTCTTGAAAACCTTCGAAAGTATAGAGGCCTTTATACCAACTGA
- a CDS encoding BrnT family toxin yields the protein MKYFDWNDDKNDLLKKERGVSFEQVELAIASGKLLDRVRHPNQEKYPNQKIFLVELESYVYSVPYIEDEEKIFLKTIIPNSKATKRFFGEKNEKKDELR from the coding sequence ATGAAATATTTTGATTGGAATGATGATAAAAATGATTTACTCAAAAAAGAGCGAGGTGTCTCATTTGAGCAGGTTGAACTGGCAATAGCTTCCGGAAAACTGCTCGACCGCGTAAGACATCCAAACCAGGAAAAATATCCAAACCAGAAAATTTTTCTGGTAGAGCTTGAAAGTTATGTCTATTCAGTACCGTACATTGAAGATGAAGAAAAAATATTTTTGAAAACGATAATACCAAACAGCAAAGCAACAAAGAGATTTTTTGGAGAAAAAAATGAAAAAAAAGACGAGCTACGTTGA
- a CDS encoding sigma-54-dependent Fis family transcriptional regulator has product MLIAQEQDHSIISLLAEVSRTITHENDINKVLRLVLFIMSENMNMLRGMITILNRDSGEIVINESFGLTEKEKERGRYQIGEGVIGHVVKTGKAVIVPSIDNEPLFLDRTRSRSKVKKESLCFICIPIKAGTEIIGTLSADRQLEPGAADKPSKTGKGGEQRTDMLQHYVDQLSIIASMISQAVRIKQLAHEESEKKSLQTTILEKPSRQLYQEEKGDDEKISEAERPANIIGNTKPMISLYKMIDKIAKTNATTLVLGESGVGKELVAGAIHFKSHRNENPFIKFNCAALPESIVESELFGHEKGAFTGASATRQGRFELAHTGTIFLDEVGELSLAVQAKLLRIIQEKEFERVGGSKTIKVDVRVIAATNRNLEELIRGGLFREDLYYRLNIFPITVPPLRERKTDILLLADYFVEKFNAANHKGIRRISTTSIDMLMRYHWPGNVRELQNCMERAVILSEDNVIHGYHLPPTLQTAESSGTPYTGSLQQKLDAIEKEMIMEALKRTQGNMSRAAVQLGLSDRIMGLRIKKFDIDYRKFRP; this is encoded by the coding sequence ATGCTCATCGCACAGGAACAGGATCATAGCATCATCAGCCTGCTTGCTGAAGTCAGCAGGACCATAACCCATGAAAATGATATCAATAAGGTATTGCGGCTTGTTCTTTTCATCATGTCTGAAAACATGAACATGCTCAGGGGCATGATCACCATTCTTAACCGCGACAGCGGTGAAATTGTCATTAACGAATCATTTGGGCTTACGGAAAAAGAGAAGGAGAGAGGACGTTACCAGATCGGCGAAGGAGTTATCGGCCATGTCGTTAAAACCGGCAAAGCGGTCATTGTTCCCTCTATTGACAACGAACCGCTCTTTCTCGACCGAACCCGATCTCGAAGCAAGGTAAAAAAAGAGAGTCTCTGTTTTATCTGCATTCCCATCAAGGCGGGCACGGAAATCATCGGTACCCTGAGTGCAGACCGTCAACTGGAACCCGGAGCGGCAGACAAGCCCTCAAAAACAGGCAAAGGGGGAGAACAGCGCACCGATATGCTTCAGCACTATGTCGACCAGCTCTCCATTATCGCATCCATGATTTCACAAGCTGTTCGTATAAAACAACTTGCACATGAAGAGAGCGAAAAAAAATCTCTGCAAACAACCATCCTGGAAAAACCTTCAAGACAGCTCTATCAAGAAGAAAAGGGAGATGATGAGAAAATTTCAGAGGCCGAACGCCCGGCAAATATTATCGGCAACACAAAACCGATGATCTCGCTCTACAAAATGATCGACAAGATCGCAAAAACCAACGCAACCACCCTTGTGCTCGGAGAGAGCGGCGTTGGAAAAGAGCTGGTGGCAGGTGCCATTCACTTTAAAAGCCATCGAAACGAGAACCCATTCATCAAGTTCAACTGTGCAGCATTGCCTGAAAGCATTGTTGAAAGCGAACTCTTCGGACATGAAAAAGGGGCTTTCACGGGAGCCTCGGCTACCCGACAGGGGAGATTTGAACTTGCCCATACCGGCACCATCTTTCTTGATGAAGTGGGCGAACTCAGTCTTGCAGTGCAGGCAAAACTGCTCAGAATCATACAGGAAAAAGAGTTTGAGCGGGTAGGAGGATCAAAAACCATCAAGGTTGATGTACGGGTCATTGCCGCAACAAACCGCAATCTTGAAGAGTTGATACGAGGCGGACTTTTCCGCGAAGATCTCTATTACCGGCTCAACATTTTTCCCATAACCGTTCCCCCGCTGCGCGAACGCAAAACCGACATCTTGCTGCTGGCCGACTATTTTGTCGAAAAATTCAATGCCGCTAACCATAAAGGAATCAGGCGAATTTCGACAACATCGATCGACATGCTGATGCGCTATCACTGGCCAGGTAACGTCAGGGAACTGCAGAACTGTATGGAACGGGCGGTCATCCTGAGCGAAGATAACGTCATTCACGGCTATCATCTGCCGCCGACACTCCAGACTGCCGAATCGAGCGGAACGCCCTATACCGGATCGCTGCAGCAGAAACTTGATGCAATAGAAAAAGAGATGATCATGGAGGCACTCAAACGCACACAGGGAAACATGTCTCGTGCGGCCGTGCAACTTGGCCTTTCAGACCGAATCATGGGGCTTCGCATAAAAAAATTCGATATCGACTACCGCAAATTTCGTCCCTGA
- the nifV gene encoding homocitrate synthase, which translates to MRIDSRTSSHSMIRPWIIDTTLRDGEQAPGVVFSNTEKIDIASLLADAGVNELEVGYPAISHDERKSIQKIVTLNLPVRLTSWARAKWQDIEDACTCGTEAVHISFPVSAMYLELMGRDYVWVQQQLQELVPRAKKYFSYVSVGAQDATRADAELLESFVLDAEACGADRVRVADTVGIATPTSLIGLIHRLKSVSHAALEFHAHNDLGMATANAYTALEAGCQAVSVSVTGLGERAGNAALEELAIALKLSGKYETSIDTRKLSSLCTAVSKASGREIVDQKPVVGKSAFQHESGIHCAALLKHPLSYQPFLPDQVGRNGHEIVIGKHSGSASLQHYFSGKGITMTRGEANHLLALVRTTATEKKRALQPDELEHIYNTLLVKHG; encoded by the coding sequence ATGCGTATAGACAGCAGAACATCTTCTCATTCCATGATCAGGCCCTGGATTATCGACACAACACTTAGAGATGGCGAACAGGCTCCCGGTGTTGTCTTCAGCAATACGGAAAAAATTGACATTGCCTCTCTGCTTGCTGATGCGGGAGTCAATGAACTTGAAGTCGGATACCCAGCCATCAGTCATGATGAACGCAAGAGCATACAGAAAATCGTTACACTGAACCTGCCGGTACGCCTGACCAGTTGGGCTCGGGCAAAATGGCAGGATATTGAGGATGCCTGTACCTGCGGGACCGAAGCGGTTCACATCAGCTTTCCTGTTTCGGCGATGTATCTGGAGCTTATGGGAAGGGATTATGTATGGGTACAGCAACAGTTGCAGGAACTTGTTCCACGGGCAAAAAAATATTTTAGTTATGTGAGCGTTGGGGCACAGGATGCCACAAGGGCAGATGCTGAACTGCTCGAAAGCTTTGTGCTTGATGCTGAAGCATGTGGCGCGGACAGGGTAAGAGTTGCCGATACGGTCGGTATCGCAACACCAACATCCCTGATCGGGCTGATACACCGCCTGAAATCAGTAAGCCATGCGGCGCTTGAATTTCATGCCCATAATGATCTCGGTATGGCAACAGCCAATGCTTATACTGCCCTTGAAGCGGGATGCCAGGCGGTCAGTGTTTCCGTTACCGGACTTGGTGAGCGAGCGGGGAATGCTGCGCTCGAAGAGCTTGCCATAGCCCTGAAGCTCTCAGGAAAATATGAAACAAGCATTGATACCAGAAAGCTCTCATCGCTCTGCACAGCAGTAAGCAAAGCATCCGGAAGAGAGATCGTAGATCAAAAACCCGTTGTAGGCAAATCGGCATTCCAGCATGAATCAGGTATTCACTGTGCAGCGTTGCTGAAACATCCGCTCTCCTACCAACCATTTCTTCCAGATCAGGTTGGCCGTAACGGGCATGAGATAGTGATCGGAAAACATTCGGGAAGCGCGTCGCTGCAGCACTATTTTTCAGGCAAGGGCATCACCATGACAAGAGGCGAAGCAAACCATCTGCTTGCTCTTGTTCGTACAACCGCCACTGAAAAAAAACGGGCATTGCAGCCCGATGAGCTTGAACACATCTACAACACACTCTTGGTGAAACACGGATAA
- a CDS encoding TIR domain-containing protein, whose translation MKNFLSVYDGCSVGATDGAEAPPGPQRNEFKTDIFISYARKDLKRVQPIVKELQKKGWSVFWDLEIPPGESWRSYIKKRLDESRCVLVLWSHFSITSEWVIAEADEADKRGILVPALLDAVEPPFGLSHIHAADLSDWKKDTSCRAFRELVNAVTSKIYSSKPALPGKAPDTVSAPVPKSAPVKVSSMSKLQPLRTRVEKGISAVAGLRTWQVISWKTLIIALLALAVVMVFILPKVISYTSKTVEIPKGQKILNDTESGNNEGNDLKILFADSFNNWDYNHWQNGTSNFSFYGRTQQRQLLPEGKNGVLRLELDTYNPINGSSPSFYGTEVISNQTFSPGVSVEIKAYFEKPLAAGIVGGMFLYNSTGTFHDEIDFTAVSNRPNQIQTNFYANEPLGAGHPAFNPISGALTDEHTYRIEWFKNAILWYVDGQLVREQTNAIPQHPMALHMNIWAPAADWPIAFNGALNPVTNPVANTAFFFNINSVRVAQLPKILSGTTQSRIKIQY comes from the coding sequence ATGAAAAACTTTTTGTCGGTGTATGATGGCTGTAGTGTTGGTGCAACCGATGGAGCAGAGGCGCCACCCGGACCGCAACGCAATGAGTTTAAAACTGATATTTTTATAAGCTATGCCCGCAAAGACCTGAAACGGGTTCAGCCAATTGTCAAAGAGCTGCAAAAAAAGGGCTGGAGTGTTTTCTGGGATCTGGAGATTCCTCCGGGTGAGAGCTGGCGGAGTTATATCAAGAAGAGGCTGGATGAATCACGGTGCGTGCTTGTTTTATGGTCTCATTTTTCCATCACTTCCGAATGGGTCATTGCCGAAGCAGATGAAGCGGATAAAAGGGGGATTCTTGTTCCAGCGCTTCTTGACGCCGTTGAGCCTCCATTTGGATTGAGTCATATTCATGCCGCAGACCTTTCTGACTGGAAAAAAGATACCTCTTGTAGGGCATTCAGGGAACTTGTGAATGCTGTTACCTCAAAAATCTATTCTTCAAAACCAGCTCTCCCGGGTAAAGCGCCAGATACGGTTTCAGCTCCAGTCCCGAAGTCAGCACCAGTAAAGGTATCCTCAATGTCGAAGCTGCAGCCTCTGCGTACGAGGGTTGAAAAAGGGATCTCAGCAGTTGCGGGCCTAAGAACCTGGCAAGTCATAAGCTGGAAAACATTAATTATTGCCTTATTAGCATTAGCAGTAGTCATGGTGTTTATTCTACCAAAAGTTATTTCGTATACATCTAAAACCGTTGAAATACCTAAAGGCCAAAAGATACTGAACGACACTGAATCAGGAAATAATGAAGGTAATGACTTAAAAATCCTTTTTGCGGATAGTTTCAATAACTGGGACTACAACCACTGGCAAAATGGCACTTCAAACTTTTCGTTTTACGGACGCACTCAACAGCGCCAATTGCTTCCAGAAGGAAAAAACGGTGTGTTACGTCTCGAACTCGATACATACAACCCAATCAATGGCTCTTCACCATCCTTCTATGGAACAGAAGTTATCTCTAATCAGACATTTTCCCCTGGAGTTTCTGTCGAAATCAAGGCTTATTTCGAAAAACCGTTGGCGGCTGGTATTGTCGGAGGCATGTTTCTCTATAATTCCACCGGTACCTTCCATGACGAAATCGATTTTACAGCGGTATCGAATAGGCCCAATCAAATTCAGACAAACTTCTATGCGAATGAACCCCTTGGCGCAGGTCATCCTGCTTTTAATCCAATTTCAGGTGCGTTAACCGATGAGCACACCTACCGCATTGAGTGGTTCAAAAATGCAATATTATGGTATGTTGATGGTCAGTTGGTTCGGGAGCAGACAAATGCTATTCCACAGCATCCGATGGCACTTCACATGAACATCTGGGCTCCGGCGGCTGATTGGCCAATCGCCTTCAACGGAGCACTGAACCCGGTCACAAATCCAGTCGCCAATACCGCCTTCTTTTTTAATATCAATTCTGTGCGCGTCGCGCAGTTGCCGAAAATTCTATCTGGTACAACACAGTCAAGAATAAAAATACAGTATTGA
- a CDS encoding aldo/keto reductase: protein MQKKQLGNTDMQITPIGFGSWAIGGADWAYGWGAQDDGDAITAIERAVELGINWIDTAAVYGLGHSEELVAKALAGMKQKPYIFTKCSLVWNAERQVGNSLKADSIRRECEASLKRLQVDALDLYQIHWPNPEGDLEEGWQEMARLKEEGLVRHIGVSNFTVEQLRRVIPIAPVASLQPPYSMLRPAVEKEILPFCLEQNIGVIVYSPMLSGMLTGAMSRERAANFSADDWRRQNKEFQEPRLSANLELVELLKRIGAPHGCSAGEVAISWTLRNPAVTGAIVGGRNAAQVEGTIGAGEFRLSGEEIDAIGK, encoded by the coding sequence ATGCAGAAAAAACAGTTAGGCAATACGGATATGCAGATCACCCCGATCGGTTTTGGCAGTTGGGCAATCGGGGGTGCTGATTGGGCCTATGGATGGGGTGCACAGGATGATGGCGATGCGATAACGGCCATTGAGCGTGCGGTTGAGCTTGGTATCAACTGGATTGATACGGCGGCGGTTTATGGGCTTGGCCATTCGGAGGAGCTGGTAGCGAAGGCTCTGGCTGGTATGAAGCAGAAGCCCTATATTTTTACCAAGTGCTCATTGGTCTGGAATGCTGAGCGTCAGGTTGGCAATAGTCTCAAGGCTGATTCGATACGGCGCGAGTGTGAGGCGAGTCTGAAACGGCTGCAGGTTGATGCTCTTGATCTTTACCAGATTCACTGGCCGAACCCTGAAGGTGATCTTGAAGAGGGCTGGCAGGAGATGGCTCGTCTGAAGGAGGAGGGGTTGGTTCGTCATATCGGGGTTTCGAATTTCACTGTTGAGCAACTGCGCCGGGTTATCCCGATTGCACCTGTTGCCTCTCTGCAGCCGCCCTATTCGATGTTGCGGCCTGCAGTTGAAAAGGAGATTCTGCCGTTTTGTCTGGAGCAGAATATCGGTGTGATTGTCTATTCTCCGATGCTTTCGGGCATGTTGACAGGCGCTATGAGTCGTGAACGGGCAGCCAATTTTTCTGCAGATGACTGGCGTCGTCAGAACAAGGAGTTTCAGGAGCCGAGGCTTTCTGCCAATCTTGAACTTGTTGAGTTGCTCAAGCGGATTGGTGCGCCACATGGATGCTCTGCCGGGGAGGTTGCTATTTCCTGGACTTTGCGTAACCCGGCGGTAACTGGCGCAATCGTTGGCGGGCGCAATGCTGCCCAGGTTGAGGGGACTATCGGAGCAGGGGAGTTCAGGCTCAGCGGAGAGGAGATTGATGCTATCGGTAAGTAG